The DNA region TGCTCCTGGGTGCCGTGCTGTTTGAGCATGTACGCAACGATGAAGTGGGTGTTGATGATGCCCGAGACGCTCATCCAGCCGCGGGCGATCTCCTCCACGCACAGCGCGTACGTGAGCAGCGACTCACCGAGCCCGCCGTACTCCTCGGGGATCATCAGGCCGAACAGGCCCAGTTCCTTGAGCCCTTCGACTATCTCCGTCGGGTACTCATCGCGGTGCTCCAGCTCCGTGGCGACCGGGAGGATCTCCTTGTCGACGAAGCCGCGCACTGTGGCGAGGATCTCCTGCTGGATCTCGGTGAGACCTTCGGTCTGTGCGAGCCGTCCCATCTCACTTTCCTCCCTTGCCGGGGCCCTCGCGCAGTTCGGGGCGGCCCGGCTGCTCTCCTCCCCTTTCCTTCACGTAGGTCTCCGTCGGCACCATCACCTTGCGCCGGAACACGCACACGAGGGTGCCGTCCTGGTTGTAGCCCTTGGTCTCGACGTGGACGATGCCGCGGTCGCTCTTCGACTTCGACGGGATCTTGTCCAGGACGGTGGTCTCGCCGTAGATCGTGTCGCCGTGGAAGGTCGGCGCGACGTGCTTGAGCGACTCGATCTCCAGGTTGGCGATGGCCTTCCCCGAGACGTCCGGGACGGACATGCCCAGCAGCAGCGAGTAGACGTAGTTGCCGACGACGACGTTCTTTCCGAAGTCGGTGGTCTTCTCCGCGTAGTTGCTGTCCATGTGGAGCGGGTGGTGGTTCATCGTCAGCAGGCAGAACAGGTGGTCGTCGTACTCCGTGACGGTCTTGCCGGGCCAGTGCCGGTAGACGTCCCCGACGGTGAACTCCTCGTAGGTGCGGCCGAATTGCATCTCGCTCAGCCCTCCGGTGCTTCGAAGCTCGTCGTGCGGGACATCCCGGCGGCACGGCCCTTGCCCGCGACGACCAGGGCCATCTTGCGGCTGGCCTCGTCGATCATCTCGTCGCCGAGCATCGCCGAGCCCTTCTTGCCGCCCTGCTCGGACGTGAAGTACTCGTAGGCGTCGAGGATCATCTCGGCGTGGTCGTAGTCCTCCTGGGAGGGGGAGAAGATCTCGTTGGACGCCTCGACCTGACCGGGGTGCAGCACCCACTTGCCGTCGTAGCCGAGCGCGGCGGCACGCTGCGCCACCTCGCGGAAGCCGTCGACGTTCTTGATCATCAGATACGGGCCGTCGATGGCCTGGAGGTCGTGGGTGCGGGCGGCCATCAGGATCCGCATCAGGATGTAGTGGTACGCGTCCGACGGGTAGCCCGGCGGCTGTTCGCCGACGACGAGGGACTTCATGTTGATCGACGCCATGAAGTCCGCGGGCCCGAAGACGATCGTCTCCATACGCGGCGACGACGCGGCGATCTCGTCGACGTTCACCAGGCCCTTGGCGTTCTCGATCTGCGCCTCGATGCCGATGCGGCCCACCTCGAAGCCCATGGTCTTCTCGATCTGCGTGAGCAGCATGTCCAGGGCCTGCACCTGCTGGGCGTCCTGGACCTTCGGCAGCATGATGCAGTCGAGGTTCTGCCCGGCGCCCTCGACGACGGTGACGACGTCGCGGTAAGTCCAGTGCGTCGTCCAGTCGTTGACCCGCACGACCCTTGTCTTGCCGCTCCAGTCGCCCTCGTTGAGGAACTTCACGATGGTGTGCCGGGCGTCCGGCTTGGCCAGCGGCGACACGCGTCCTCCAGGTCGAGGAAGACCTGGTCCGCGGGGAGGCCCTGCGCCTTCTCCAGGAAGCGCGGGTTGCTGCCGGGCACGGCCAGGCAGGAGCGCCGGGGGCGCAGACGGCGGGATGCCTGGCCGGCGTCCGGCGACGGGGCTGTCATGCGGGGACCTCCAGGGGGTCGAGCTTGTTCGCTGTGCGGATTTCGTTGACGATACGGCCGATGATCTCCGTGATGCCGAAGTCCTTCGGCGTGAAGACGGCCGCCACTCCTGCCTCGCGCAGGGCGGCGGCGTCGCCCGCGGGGATGATGCCGCCGACGACGACGGGCACGTCCTCGGCGCCGGCCTTGTGCAGCCGCCGCAGCACGTCCGGTACGAGTTCGGCGTGCGAGCCGGAGAGGATCGACAGGCCCACGCAGTGGACGTCCTCGGCGACGGCGGCCGAGGCGATCTGCTCGGGCGTGAGCCGGATGCCCTGATAGACCACCTCGAAGCCCGCGTCGCGGGCCCTCACGGCGATCTGCTCGGCACCGTTGCTGTGCCCGTCCAGGCCGGGCTTGCCAACCAGCAGCCGCAGTTTGCCGACGCCCAGTTCAGCGGCGGTCAGCTCCACGCGGCGGCGCACGTCGGCGAGCGCGGAGCCCTCCTCGGCGGGCACCGCCACCGGCGCGCTGCTGACCCCCGTAGGCGCACGGAACTCCCCGAACACCTCCCGCAGAGCGCCTGCCCACTCGCCGGTGGTGACGCCGGCGCGGGCGCACTCCAGCGTCGCCTCCATCAGGTTGGCGTCCGTGGCGGCGGTGTCCTTCAGGCGCTGGAGGGCGCGCTGCGCGGCCCCTTCGCCCGAGGCGTCCCGCTCGGCACGCCAGCGCCCGACCGCCTCGGCGACCTGCGCCTCGGTAGCCGGATCGACGCTGTGAATCGCCGTCTCCAGATCGGCCGTGAGCGGGCTTGGCTCCGTCGCCTCGTAGCAGTTGACGCCGACGATCTTCTCCTCGCCGGACTCGATACGGCCGCGCCGCTCGGCGTGCGAGGAGACCAACTGCGACTTCAGATAGCCCGATTCGACCGCGGCCATCGCGCCGCCGAGCTTCTCGATGTGCTCCATCTCGGCCAGGGACGCCTCGACGAGTTCGTCCACCTTGGCCTCGACGACATGCGATCCGGCGAAGATGTCGTCGTACTCCAGCAGGTCGCTCTCCAGCGCCAGGACCTGCTGGATGCGCAGCGACCACTGCTGGTCCCACGGCCGCGGCAGACCCAGCGCCTCGTTCCAGGCGGGCAGTTGAACGGCGCGGGCACGCGCGTCCTTGGAGAGGGTGACGGCCAGCATCTCCAGCACGATCCGCTGGACGTTGTTCTCCGGCTGCGCCTCGGTCAGGCCCAGGGAGTTGACCTGTACGCCGTAGCGGAAGCGGCGCTGCTTGGGATCGGCGATGCCGTACCGCTCACGCGTGATCCGGTCCCAGATGCGGGTGAACGCCCGCATCTTGCACATCTCCTCGACGAAGCGGACGCCCGCGTTGACGAAGAAGGAGATGCGCGCCACCACGTCGCCCATCCGCTCCTGCGGCACCTGCCCGGAGTCCCGTACGGCGTCGAGTACGGCGACCGCCGTGCTCATCGCGTACGCGATCTCCTGGACCGGCGTGGCACCGGCCTCCTGGAGGTGGTAGCTACAGATGTTGATCGGGTTCCACTTGGGGATGCGGGCGACCGTGTAGGCGATCATGTCCGTGGTCAGCCGGAGCGAGGGCCCCGGCGGGAAGACATGCGTGCCCCGCGAGAGGTACTCCTTGACGATGTCGTTCTGCGTCGTCCCCTGGAGCTTGGAGACGTCCGCGCCGTGCTCCTCGGCGACGACCTGGTAGAGCGCCAGCAGCCACATGGCTGTGGCGTTGATCGTCATCGAGGTGTTCATCTGCTCCAGCGGGATGCCCTCGAACAGCCGCCGCATGTCCGCGACATGGGAGACCGGCACCCCGACCCTGCCGACCTCGCCGCGGGCGAGGACGTGGTCGGGGTCGTAGCCGGTCTGCGTCGGCAGGTCGAAGGCGACCGAGAGCCCCGTCTGGCCCTTGGCGAGGTTGCGCCGGTACAGCTCGTTGGACGCCTCGGCGGTGGAATGGCCCGCGTAGGTGCGCATGAGCCAGGGCCTGTCCTTCGCCCTGCGTGCGCCTGCGGGACCCGTAGCGCCCGCGTCAGCGCTCTCCCCTCGGTTCGTCATCCCGGGTCACGCGGCCTTGCCGCTGCTCCGGCCGCTGTCGGCCTCGCGGAACAGGTTGATGGCGTCCAGGTGCTTGGCCCGCTTGGCCTCGTCGCGCACCCCCAGGCCCTCCTCGGGGGCCAGCGCGAGGACGCCGACCTTGCCCTGGTGGACGTTGCGGTGCACGTCGTGTGCGGCCTGGCCCGTCTCCTCCAGGTGGTACGTCTTGGAGAGCGTCGGGTGGATCTTCCCCTTGGAGATGAGGCGGTTGGCCTCCCACGCCTCGCGGTAGTTGGCGAAGTGCGAACCGACGATCCGCTTCAGCGACATCCACAGGTAGCGGTTGTCGTAGGTGTGCTGGTAGCCGGAGGTGGAGGCGCAGGTGACGATGGTGCCGCCCTTGCGCGTGACGTAGACGCTGGCGCCGAAGGTCTCCCGCCCGGGGTGCTCGAAGACGATGTCGACGTCCTCGCCGCCGGTCAGTTCGCGGATGCGCTTGCCGAAGCGCTTCCACTCCCTCGGGTCCTGGTTGTGCTCGTCCTTCCAGAACTTGTAGCCCTCGGCGCTGCGGTCGATGATCGCCTCGGCGCCCATGCGCCGGCAGATGTCCGCCTTCTGTTCGCTGGAGACGACGCAGATGGGGTTGGCGCCGCCGGCGAGCGCGAACTGCGTCGCGTAGGAGCCCAGTCCGCCGCTGGCGCCCCAGATGAGGACGTTGTCGCCCTGCTTCATCCCGGCGCCGTTACGGGAGACGAGCTGCCGGTAGGCGGTGGAGTTGACGAGGCCGGGTGCCGCGGCCTCCTCCCAGCTCAGATGGCCGGGCTTGGGCATGAGCTGGTTCGACTTGACCAGCGCGATCTCGGCGAGCCCGCCGAAGTTGGTCTCGAAGCCCCAGATGCGCTGCTCCGGGTCGAGCATCGTGTCGTTGTGCCCGTCGGCCGACTCCAGTTCGACGGAGAGGCAGTGCGCCACGACCTCGTCGCCGGGCTTCCAGGAGTTCACGCCCGCTCCGGTGCGGAGCACGACCCCGGCCAGGTCGGAGCCGATGACGTGGTACGGCAGGTCGTGGCGCTTGGCCAGCGGCGAGAGCCGCCCGTAGCGCTCCAGGAAGGCGAAGGTGGACACGGGCTCGAAGAGCGACGTCCACACGGAGTTGTAGTTGACGGAGGAGGCCATGACGGCCACCAGCGCCTCGCCGGGCCCCAGTTCGGGCACGGGCACCTCGTCGACATGGAGGGACTTGCGGGGGTCCTTCTCACGGGAGGGTAGGCCGTCGAACATCTCGGCCTCGTCCCGGTGGACGGTCACTGCGCGGTAGGACTCCGGGAGCGGAAGGTTCGCGAAGTCTTCGGCTGTGGTGTCTGACGCGAGGATCGCGTCGAGGATCTTGTTCACGGTGATGCCTCCGGCGAAGCGCTGTGGAAGGAGACGCTTTGAGGGTCGTCGGGTGTGAGGCAGAGCCGTCGGTTCGGCGGGGTGATGCTGTTGGCTGCGCTGGTGAGCGCGGGGTGCCTGTGACGCAGGCGTCCGGGCACGGACGGGTGTCGTGCCGTTGGGACAGCGCCCGGACGTGGAACAAGGTATGACACCCAGTGCCAGGACACAAGACACTGCGTGCCAAGAATTTCTCTCACTTGTCGTGAGGTGGCGCACGCATGAGCACCGCCCGGGGTCTCGTCGGCGAGCGGGGCACCCGAAACCGGCCGCCGGTCTCCGTCCCGTGCCGCCGCTACGGGCCAATCCGCCTGCGCGACAAGGGCGTTGGCGCCCGGCGGCCGTCGCGCTTCCCGGGGTGCGGGCCGCCTTCCGGGCCTGGTTGAGCCGAACAGGCCACGGCCTAACGCCGGTTTCGCCCTCCGCGGCCCAGGGGACCGTCTCGACCCATCACAGCCCTTTTGACTTCGCGCCTGCGAAGGCGCGCGACCGAAAGCAGAGGGAGACCCATGGGTCGGACACGCAGACGTCGTACGGTCGTCTCCGCCGCGCTCGCCGCGGTGGCAGCCGTCATCGTCACGGCCGCGCCGCCGGAGGGCGCGGGCGCCGCGACGCGGACCGCAACCACCCCGCCGGACGAGACCGCCGCCGCGAAGGGCCACGGCGCGAAGGAGCCCCGACCGCCCCGTCTCCCGCGTGACTTCAGCGGCAAGGGCAAATGGGTCGTACGTGACCTGGGGATCACGGTGCCGTTCCGCTGGCGGGGGAGGAACGGCGACAGCCAGATGATCGCGGGAGGCCCGCAGTATCCGATCTGGTTCACGAACCTGATCTACCGCGGCGACCTCTACACGCTGACCTACAAGTGGCCCAACCTCAGGGACCACACGTGCTCGAAGATCCCCGGGCTCGGTCTGAGCGAACTGAACGGATTCCTCAAGCGATCACGGTTCGTGGGGCGGGAGATCCTTCAGCGGAACCCCCGGCGGCATGTGAACCACTGGAGGGCCGGTGTCGTCCTGCCGAAGCTGCCTCCGGGGAAGTTCCTGCGCCTGCCGCTGGCACTCGGGGACATCTACGTCGACCAGCGCGACCGGGGCAGGTTCTGGCAGGTCCTGCAATTCGGCGTCCAGAATCTCTACGACCCGGAACTGGACGAGTGGGCGATGATGGACACCTTCGACCGCAAGCCGGGGAAGGTCACGCTGCCCCGGGAGTGCGCCGACGCTACGAACGTGGGCACGGCCTCCGGCGGCTCCCGGCGGTGAGAGTGCGGCCCGGCCCGGCCACGCGGGACCCGGGCCCCTGTTCCGGGTCCGGTTCCGTTTCCGTAGTCGCCTGCGCGGACCGGGCGCGGACCATCGGACGACCGGACCCGGACCCGGCGTGGGTCAGTCCCGCAGCGCCTGCTCGATCGTGCGCATGATCTCGCCGATGGGAGTGTCCGTGCGCGCCACGGTGACCAGCACCTCGTCCTCCCGCCTGGTCTCCGCGCCGGCGCCGCCCGGCGTCCCCGTGCCGAGGCCGGGCTCGGGCGACGCCAGCCGGTTCGCGCCGAATCCCGTGCCGAACGTCCTGCGTACGATCGCGAAGGCGTGGTCGAGCTGTGCCTCCACGTCGCCGACGGCGCCGCTGCGCAGCCAGCGCCGCAGCACGTGGTTGTGCGCCGTGACGACCGCGGAGGCGGCGACCTCCGCGAGGAGCGGGTCGTCGTCGCCGTCGCGGTGGGCCGCCTCGTCGAAGTGGCCGAGGAGATAGCGCGTGAACAGCCGCTCGTAGCGGGCCACGGAGGCGATCTCCCGTTCGCGCAGCGCCGGGACCTCGCGGGTCAGCTTGTAGCGTTCGACGCTTCCCTTCGGCGAGGCCGCGTACATCCGCATGACCTCTTTGATGCCGCGGCAGACGGTGTCGAGGGGGTTCTCGTGCGGGGGCGCGGCCTCCAGTACGGCCTGTGCCCTGACGAGGGTGTCGTCGTGGTCGGGGAAGATCGCTTCTTCCTTGGCGCGGAAGTGCCGGAAGAAGGTGCGGCGGGCGACTCCGGCCGTCGCCGCGATCTCGTCGACCGTCGTCGCCTCGTAACCTTTCGTCGCGAAGAGTTCCATGGCCGCCGCCGCCAACTCGCGGCGCATCCTTAGGCGCTGGGAGGACGCGGCATGCGAACGGGACGGCTTCGCGGTGTCTGACATGCAGGGAACGTTACATGCCGTGACGGACTCGGGGGGCGGGCTGTCGCCTGAGGGCTCAAGCAGCCCGCCCCACCGGTTGTCCCACTTCACCTCACGCGTCACCGACGTGCGTACTCGCGGAAACCCCGTCCCGTCTTGCGGCCGAGGCAGCCCGCCGCCACCAGGTGCTCCAGCAGCGGCGCGGGCGCCAGCCCCGGGTCGCGGAACTCCCGGTGCAGCACCTGCTCGATGGCGAGCGAGACGTCCAGGCCGACGACGTCCAGAAGCTCGAAGGGCCCCATCGGATAGCCGCCGCCGAGGCGCATCGCGGCGTCGATGTCGTCGAGGGAGGCGTAGTGCTGCTCGACCATCTTCACGGCGTTGTTGAGGTACGGGAACAGCAGCGCGTTCACGATGAACCCCGCACGGTCGCCGCAGTCCACGGGGTGCTTGCGGATGGCGCCGCACACCTCGCGCACCGTGGCGTGCGCCTCGTCGCCGGTGAGGACCGTACGCACGACCTCCACGAGCTTCATCGCGGGCGCCGGGTTGAAGAAGTGCATGCCGACGACGTCCTGCGGGCGGGACGTGGCACGGGCGCAGGCGACCACCGGGAGGGAACTGGTGGTCGTGGCCAGCACCGCGCCCGGCTTGCACACCTCGTCGAGCCTGGCGAACAGCTCCCGCTTGACGGCCAGGTCCTCCGCCACCGCCTCGACCGCCAGGTCGACGCCTACCAGTGAGTCCAGCGATCCGGCGGGGGTGATGCGGGCGAGCGCCGCGTCCCGGTACTCCTCGCTCAACCGCCCCTTCTTCACGGCCCGTTCGAAGGACTTGGCGATGCGGGCCTTGGCCTTCTCGGCCTTCTCCTCACTGCGTGCCGCGAGCACCGTGTCGTATCCGGCCTTGGCGAAGACCTCGGCGATGCCGCTCGCCATGGTGCCGGAGCCGGCGACTCCGACGGCGGAGACGGGACGGCCCCGGCCGCGGGCGGCGTCCCCGTCGGGGGTCTCGGAGTCGGCGACGGTGACGGACGAGCCGGGGGCGTCGTAGGTGTAGAAGCCCCGCCCGGCCTTCTGCCCGGTGAGGCCGGCGTCGCTGAGCTGGCGCAGGATGGGCGCCGGCGCGTGGAGGCGGTCGTGGGAGTCGGCGTACATCGCGTCGAGCACGGTACGGGCGGTGTCGATCCCGATGAGGTCGAGCAGCGCCAGCGGCCCCATGGGCAGTCCGCAGCCCAGCCGCATGGCGTTGTCGATGTCCTCGCGGCTGGCGTAGCGCGACTCGTACATCGCGGCGGCCTGGTTGAGGTAGCCGAACAGCAGCCCGTCGGCGACGAATCCGGGGCGGTCGCCGACCGCGACGGGTTCCTTGCCCAGTTCCCGCGCCAGGTCGGTCACCGCGGCGACGGCCTCTGGCGAGGTCAGTACGGAGGAGACGACCTCGACGAGCTTCATCGCCTGTGCGGGGTGGAAGAAGTGCAGCCCCAGGACGCGTTCGGGACGGTCGGAGTCGGCCGCGAGCCGCGTCACGGACAGCGCGTTGGTCCCTGTCGCGAGGATGGTGTCCGGCTTGACGACGGTGTCGAGCGCGGCGAACACCTGGCACTTGGTGTCGTAGTCCTCCGGCACCACCTCGATGACGAGTTCCGCTTCGGCGGCGGCCTCCAGTTCGGTGAAGGTACGGAAGCGGGCGAGGGCGCTGCGCCGCTCGTCCTCCGTCATGCGCTCGCGCTGTACGGCGCGGGCGGTGGACGCCTCGAAGGCGGCGGTGGCGTTGCGCGCGGCGGTGTCGCTGATGTCGATGCCGATGACCTCGCGGCCTGCCCGGGCGAGTACGTCGGCGATGCCGGTGCCCATGGTGCCGAGGCCGACGACGGCGATGGTGTGCAGAGGCGGACGGTCCATCACGGGACTCCTCTGATGTGACGACTGACGATGAGGGTGTGCGCCGCCGCGCAACAGCGGGCGCGGCAGCGGAGGAACCGGCGGTCCGGGACCGCGGAACGGAAGAATCGGACAGAACCGGCGGTCCTGTATCCGGCGAATCGAAGGTTCGAGATCGAAGGTTCGAAACGGGGAAGTGAGTGAACAGGGCGGCAGAAAGGACCGGCACGGGATCAACCGGCCCTGTCCCAGGGGCCGTTCCGTACCGAGTGCGGTGCTGTCCGGGCCGTCTCGCGGTGGTGTGCCGCGTCCCGGACCCCCGCCGAACCGACTTCACTCTCGGGCGGCTGCGTCACCAGGCCGCCTGAGCGGGGGTTCCGCTCTGACGAGCAACCTTAACTCGTGGGTAACCAATGCGCCAGGGGTATGGCACTTCCAGGGCTGTGGGACGGAGCACGTGGGGGAGGGAGCGTAAGTGGGCGACGCATTCCGATCGTTGATCGATCGCGTACGGGCAGAGGCGGATCCCGTCGAGTACGAACGGCTGGTCGCACTCGCCAGGGAGGACACTCCCGCGGCGCGCGACGAGCTGGCGTCGGTGCTGGCGGAGAGCCAACGCCCGTTGTGGGCGCGGGAGGTGGCCGCGTTCGCGCTGGGCAGCGGCGGCGACAGGCGAAGCTTCGAGACGCTGATCTTCATGCTGAACTACCGCGATCCCGTGCGCTGTGCCACCGCCGCCCACGCCCTGGCACGACTGCGCGACCCCCGTACGGCCCGAGCCGCCGCGGCCCTCGCGACCAACGAACTGCGCACCGGCTACGCGCTGCACGCAGTGCGGCTGCTGACGGCGTTACGTGCGCCCGAGTCCGTTCCGACCCTGATCTCCGTACTCCAGCGGCTGCTGATGGGACCCGTGCACTACTGGCCGATCGCCGAGGCATGTGTGCAGGGCCTGGGCGCGCTGGGGGACCGGCGTGCGATCGCGGTGCTCGGTGCGGCTGCCGAGCATCACCGGCTCTCGCCGTCGGCGAAGGCGGCGCTGGCGCGAATACCGGTGCAGCAGGGTCGGGCGCGCAGAAGGCCGGTGAAGCCGAACCGCTGTCCGTGAACGGGCCGCCGCACCTCGCACGGGGCGTCACCTCCTGCTGCCGTGACGCCGCACAAGCCGTGGCCCCATAGCCGTGACCGCCCACAGCTCCGCCCGGCCGAATCCGGACAGAAGATGTCTCATATCGGCGTGAGCATGTCCGTATGACTGTGAGCTGGGCGGCCTTCCATGCCGCCGAACCCGAGTTCGCCGACACCGTCCGCGCCCGCTTCGGTGCCTTCAAACACCATGTGCTGGCCACTATCCGCCCCGACGGCTCGCCCCGGCTGACCGGTCTGGAGGGTGACTTCCGCGGCGACGAGCTGTGGCTGGGCATGATGATCGGCTCCCGCAAGGCGCTCGATCTGCGCCGGGACCCTCGCTTCTCGATGTACGCCAATCCCGGCACGGGCACCGGCATGCACGGCGGCGACGTCCGTGTGTCGGGGCGGGCGGTCGAGGTGACGGATGCGGAGGAGTTCGCGCGCTACGCGGAGGGCGTCTCCGGCGGCGAGGCGCCCGAGCGCTTCCATCTCTTCCGTGCGGAACTGTCCGAGGTCGTA from Streptomyces marispadix includes:
- a CDS encoding MaoC family dehydratase, with the translated sequence MQFGRTYEEFTVGDVYRHWPGKTVTEYDDHLFCLLTMNHHPLHMDSNYAEKTTDFGKNVVVGNYVYSLLLGMSVPDVSGKAIANLEIESLKHVAPTFHGDTIYGETTVLDKIPSKSKSDRGIVHVETKGYNQDGTLVCVFRRKVMVPTETYVKERGGEQPGRPELREGPGKGGK
- a CDS encoding protein meaA codes for the protein MTNRGESADAGATGPAGARRAKDRPWLMRTYAGHSTAEASNELYRRNLAKGQTGLSVAFDLPTQTGYDPDHVLARGEVGRVGVPVSHVADMRRLFEGIPLEQMNTSMTINATAMWLLALYQVVAEEHGADVSKLQGTTQNDIVKEYLSRGTHVFPPGPSLRLTTDMIAYTVARIPKWNPINICSYHLQEAGATPVQEIAYAMSTAVAVLDAVRDSGQVPQERMGDVVARISFFVNAGVRFVEEMCKMRAFTRIWDRITRERYGIADPKQRRFRYGVQVNSLGLTEAQPENNVQRIVLEMLAVTLSKDARARAVQLPAWNEALGLPRPWDQQWSLRIQQVLALESDLLEYDDIFAGSHVVEAKVDELVEASLAEMEHIEKLGGAMAAVESGYLKSQLVSSHAERRGRIESGEEKIVGVNCYEATEPSPLTADLETAIHSVDPATEAQVAEAVGRWRAERDASGEGAAQRALQRLKDTAATDANLMEATLECARAGVTTGEWAGALREVFGEFRAPTGVSSAPVAVPAEEGSALADVRRRVELTAAELGVGKLRLLVGKPGLDGHSNGAEQIAVRARDAGFEVVYQGIRLTPEQIASAAVAEDVHCVGLSILSGSHAELVPDVLRRLHKAGAEDVPVVVGGIIPAGDAAALREAGVAAVFTPKDFGITEIIGRIVNEIRTANKLDPLEVPA
- the ccrA gene encoding crotonyl-CoA carboxylase/reductase, producing the protein MNKILDAILASDTTAEDFANLPLPESYRAVTVHRDEAEMFDGLPSREKDPRKSLHVDEVPVPELGPGEALVAVMASSVNYNSVWTSLFEPVSTFAFLERYGRLSPLAKRHDLPYHVIGSDLAGVVLRTGAGVNSWKPGDEVVAHCLSVELESADGHNDTMLDPEQRIWGFETNFGGLAEIALVKSNQLMPKPGHLSWEEAAAPGLVNSTAYRQLVSRNGAGMKQGDNVLIWGASGGLGSYATQFALAGGANPICVVSSEQKADICRRMGAEAIIDRSAEGYKFWKDEHNQDPREWKRFGKRIRELTGGEDVDIVFEHPGRETFGASVYVTRKGGTIVTCASTSGYQHTYDNRYLWMSLKRIVGSHFANYREAWEANRLISKGKIHPTLSKTYHLEETGQAAHDVHRNVHQGKVGVLALAPEEGLGVRDEAKRAKHLDAINLFREADSGRSSGKAA
- a CDS encoding TetR family transcriptional regulator, coding for MSDTAKPSRSHAASSQRLRMRRELAAAAMELFATKGYEATTVDEIAATAGVARRTFFRHFRAKEEAIFPDHDDTLVRAQAVLEAAPPHENPLDTVCRGIKEVMRMYAASPKGSVERYKLTREVPALREREIASVARYERLFTRYLLGHFDEAAHRDGDDDPLLAEVAASAVVTAHNHVLRRWLRSGAVGDVEAQLDHAFAIVRRTFGTGFGANRLASPEPGLGTGTPGGAGAETRREDEVLVTVARTDTPIGEIMRTIEQALRD
- a CDS encoding 3-hydroxyacyl-CoA dehydrogenase family protein, which codes for MDRPPLHTIAVVGLGTMGTGIADVLARAGREVIGIDISDTAARNATAAFEASTARAVQRERMTEDERRSALARFRTFTELEAAAEAELVIEVVPEDYDTKCQVFAALDTVVKPDTILATGTNALSVTRLAADSDRPERVLGLHFFHPAQAMKLVEVVSSVLTSPEAVAAVTDLARELGKEPVAVGDRPGFVADGLLFGYLNQAAAMYESRYASREDIDNAMRLGCGLPMGPLALLDLIGIDTARTVLDAMYADSHDRLHAPAPILRQLSDAGLTGQKAGRGFYTYDAPGSSVTVADSETPDGDAARGRGRPVSAVGVAGSGTMASGIAEVFAKAGYDTVLAARSEEKAEKAKARIAKSFERAVKKGRLSEEYRDAALARITPAGSLDSLVGVDLAVEAVAEDLAVKRELFARLDEVCKPGAVLATTTSSLPVVACARATSRPQDVVGMHFFNPAPAMKLVEVVRTVLTGDEAHATVREVCGAIRKHPVDCGDRAGFIVNALLFPYLNNAVKMVEQHYASLDDIDAAMRLGGGYPMGPFELLDVVGLDVSLAIEQVLHREFRDPGLAPAPLLEHLVAAGCLGRKTGRGFREYARR
- a CDS encoding HEAT repeat domain-containing protein, translating into MGDAFRSLIDRVRAEADPVEYERLVALAREDTPAARDELASVLAESQRPLWAREVAAFALGSGGDRRSFETLIFMLNYRDPVRCATAAHALARLRDPRTARAAAALATNELRTGYALHAVRLLTALRAPESVPTLISVLQRLLMGPVHYWPIAEACVQGLGALGDRRAIAVLGAAAEHHRLSPSAKAALARIPVQQGRARRRPVKPNRCP
- a CDS encoding pyridoxamine 5'-phosphate oxidase family protein yields the protein MTVSWAAFHAAEPEFADTVRARFGAFKHHVLATIRPDGSPRLTGLEGDFRGDELWLGMMIGSRKALDLRRDPRFSMYANPGTGTGMHGGDVRVSGRAVEVTDAEEFARYAEGVSGGEAPERFHLFRAELSEVVRITIEDPHIVFQVWHPGHALRTIRRADEDSTIHEDL